In Mycoplasmopsis californica, one genomic interval encodes:
- the hinT gene encoding histidine triad protein HinT, with amino-acid sequence MDNIFLDIIAGKAEAQFIYKDEKCVAFYDKFPFRPGHFLVVPREKTANITEMDDNLAGYLINVARKLAKQEILDKGIPGFKIVINTGRSAEQSIFHTHIHVIPFK; translated from the coding sequence GCAGGTAAAGCTGAAGCTCAATTTATATATAAAGATGAGAAGTGCGTTGCTTTTTATGATAAGTTTCCATTTAGACCCGGACACTTTTTAGTTGTTCCACGTGAAAAAACAGCTAATATTACTGAAATGGATGATAATTTAGCAGGGTACTTAATTAATGTTGCAAGAAAGTTAGCTAAGCAAGAAATTTTAGATAAAGGTATCCCTGGTTTTAAAATTGTGATAAACACAGGACGCAGTGCTGAACAATCCATTTTTCACACTCATATTCACGTAATTCCTTTTAAATAA
- a CDS encoding S41 family peptidase, with protein sequence MFKIKFKKILLSSSLILPAIVSVSCFNFKQTISNESQQQNPLTDDSDKINEMNNSNVKDKNHKPSVGNSNLKDTKPKKTLDPTKPKKLIPSPDKGKSDSGTSTQTNKEIFDAKKEQKFVDQTVKNTLTHIDNVALESVYEEQNNLNNNVRIPLYRHNKNQDVYVSYGYVANLITTYFLGSNLNNAVKTNESITYNIDLKNRLIFNEKTDKIQYKYYNNLFLKPDFSKVALHPRLKFESWNHFLLDNPNELREINLGKYNIDLIVDQGEVYIPLSVLNLIFLSNNYFNLQFNGSKILVSDNNARVNWKQFSGFAKFYDLKRFNSENLQQRKNNYNFLALMFDYFYGIKNDLYERYNVKNFYELAESLKLKDALLSTDFTVYNNAYQRLWNQVLNDLHSTLLTNSYYRKNASLAAGSHIIPQKSVEASKTLEKIIKLRQNTLSPNGHFYSNKITHIIGDTARIIFNQFHHLPSMEIERKYWPFYDSFYLFKDAIKQIRADDKENKVKNIIIDISINGGGSSLAMQQVAGFLSNKPIHLYIQNNLANQYTDMKFRVDTNEDNQFNGNDGFPEYNWYILTGRNTFSAANLFAHWAKVSGTAKIIGNRSGGGMYAIMPTVLPDGTNVNISSVNAWIGGLNYSPKFKKEMPYTENGVPVDYTLSYDDYYKDNILELMKPVN encoded by the coding sequence ATGTTTAAAATTAAATTTAAAAAAATTTTGTTAAGTAGTTCGCTAATTTTACCGGCAATAGTAAGTGTTTCTTGTTTTAATTTTAAACAAACAATATCAAATGAGTCGCAACAGCAGAATCCATTGACGGATGATTCTGACAAAATAAACGAAATGAACAATAGCAATGTTAAGGATAAAAATCATAAGCCATCCGTTGGAAACTCAAATCTTAAAGATACCAAACCCAAAAAAACATTAGATCCAACAAAGCCTAAAAAACTTATCCCAAGCCCAGATAAAGGAAAAAGCGACAGTGGAACAAGCACTCAAACCAATAAAGAAATTTTTGATGCAAAAAAAGAACAAAAATTTGTTGATCAGACTGTAAAAAATACATTGACGCATATAGATAATGTTGCCTTAGAGTCTGTTTATGAAGAACAGAATAATTTGAATAATAATGTCAGAATACCGCTTTATCGACACAATAAAAATCAAGATGTTTATGTATCATATGGATATGTTGCTAACTTGATCACAACATATTTTTTGGGTAGTAATTTAAATAACGCAGTTAAAACGAATGAAAGTATAACCTATAATATTGACCTTAAAAACAGATTGATTTTCAATGAAAAGACTGACAAAATTCAGTATAAATACTACAATAATTTGTTTTTGAAACCTGACTTTTCAAAAGTAGCTCTTCACCCTCGTCTAAAATTTGAAAGTTGAAATCATTTTTTATTAGATAATCCGAATGAATTAAGGGAGATAAATTTAGGCAAATACAATATTGATTTAATTGTTGACCAAGGAGAAGTGTATATTCCGTTATCAGTTCTTAACCTAATATTTCTGTCAAATAATTATTTCAATTTACAATTTAATGGAAGTAAAATTTTAGTTTCAGATAACAATGCAAGAGTTAATTGAAAACAATTTTCAGGTTTTGCTAAATTTTATGATTTAAAAAGATTTAATTCTGAAAATCTTCAACAAAGAAAAAATAACTACAACTTCTTAGCATTGATGTTTGATTATTTTTATGGTATTAAAAACGATCTTTATGAACGTTACAATGTTAAAAATTTTTATGAGTTAGCCGAATCATTAAAGTTAAAAGATGCACTGCTAAGTACTGATTTTACTGTATATAATAATGCGTATCAGCGTTTATGAAATCAAGTCCTTAATGACTTACATTCAACCTTATTAACTAATTCCTATTATAGAAAGAATGCTTCTTTGGCGGCGGGGTCTCATATAATTCCACAAAAAAGTGTTGAAGCAAGCAAAACGCTTGAAAAGATTATAAAATTAAGGCAAAATACTTTATCTCCAAATGGACATTTTTATAGTAATAAAATTACTCATATAATTGGTGATACTGCTCGAATTATTTTTAATCAATTTCATCATTTACCAAGTATGGAAATTGAAAGAAAATATTGACCATTTTACGACTCATTTTACTTATTCAAAGACGCAATTAAGCAAATTAGAGCTGATGATAAAGAAAATAAAGTGAAAAATATAATTATTGATATTTCAATAAATGGCGGCGGTTCTTCACTTGCTATGCAACAAGTTGCTGGATTTTTAAGTAATAAACCTATACATCTATATATTCAGAATAACTTAGCAAACCAATACACTGATATGAAATTCCGTGTAGATACTAATGAAGATAATCAATTTAATGGCAATGATGGTTTTCCTGAGTATAATTGATACATTTTGACTGGTAGAAATACATTTAGTGCTGCAAATTTATTTGCACACTGAGCTAAAGTATCAGGAACCGCCAAAATAATAGGTAATAGAAGTGGCGGGGGAATGTATGCTATTATGCCGACAGTATTACCGGATGGAACAAACGTTAATATTTCAAGTGTAAATGCATGGATTGGAGGATTAAATTATAGTCCTAAATTTAAAAAAGAAATGCCTTATACAGAAAATGGAGTTCCAGTAGATTACACACTTTCATATGATGATTATTATAAAGACAATATTTTAGAGCTTATGAAGCCTGTTAACTAA
- a CDS encoding S41 family peptidase, which yields MKNLRTLKSFRILSLTLPVVLLTQSCLQPKTIWKKQINKNIPEELEDLGAKNFNNISSAYSITSNNINLYKHKVNKDYYVNVGEVITKLSGLFDLNLISKNNKNNKNVVSYLANQQKLIFNGENEQVEFESASAFSFVKQSEVRDYNQFLRTNSEDYYTFNGKNLRVFEFKKYGIDVVVKDGDVFLPISIFNLLFCSPNYYNLQFNGVNFLGSSFDESRANRADMPSSYIKFYKTSAQENPLMRQNNYNFMAFLFDNYYGLAKRIYAKYNVNNFYEFIDKIKLKEKILSTNEREYRRAYIDLWYKHLNDLHSRLITHSFANKYTNIINEEGEEYSQKRSDHQQTMQLLFSKREKAYKGNALQFYGDTARIILDDFKIGTINQNNTQERWRHDTYWELDYKISQIRKEDPENRIKNIILDISLNGGGELAALQKSLGFLTNKELSFWLQDRISQSYIETKFNIDTNGDGKYNQNDSYSQYNWYVLTGINTFSAANLFADIVKNTKIAKVIGQKSGGGMFSVFPTVLPDGTNVDISSTNGFTGSRDVEPNSVEDLPYTEDGVEPDIKLDYKDFYSTRLYEVVSQDSKKIQK from the coding sequence ATGAAAAATCTAAGGACACTAAAAAGTTTTAGGATATTATCTTTAACTCTGCCAGTTGTATTATTGACTCAGAGTTGCCTACAACCTAAAACGATTTGAAAGAAACAAATAAATAAAAATATTCCCGAAGAATTGGAAGATTTAGGTGCTAAAAATTTTAATAATATTAGTTCAGCATACTCAATAACAAGCAATAATATCAATCTTTATAAACATAAAGTAAACAAAGATTATTATGTAAACGTTGGTGAGGTTATAACTAAATTAAGTGGATTATTTGATCTTAATTTGATATCAAAAAATAATAAAAATAATAAAAATGTTGTGAGTTATTTAGCTAATCAACAAAAGTTGATTTTTAATGGTGAAAATGAGCAGGTCGAATTTGAAAGTGCGAGTGCATTTTCATTTGTTAAACAATCAGAGGTGAGAGATTATAATCAATTCCTAAGAACAAATTCAGAGGACTATTACACATTTAACGGCAAGAACTTGCGTGTATTTGAATTCAAAAAGTACGGTATAGATGTTGTGGTTAAAGATGGTGATGTCTTTTTACCGATTTCGATTTTTAACTTATTATTTTGCTCGCCAAATTATTACAATTTACAATTTAATGGTGTTAATTTCTTAGGTTCATCATTTGATGAGTCGCGAGCAAATCGTGCTGACATGCCTTCTTCGTACATTAAGTTTTATAAAACGTCCGCTCAGGAGAATCCGTTGATGCGCCAAAATAATTACAATTTTATGGCATTTTTATTTGATAATTATTATGGACTAGCAAAAAGAATTTATGCTAAGTATAATGTAAATAATTTTTATGAATTCATTGATAAGATTAAGCTAAAAGAAAAAATTTTAAGCACAAATGAGCGCGAATATAGACGAGCATATATAGATCTTTGATATAAACACCTTAACGATTTACACTCGAGATTAATTACACATTCATTTGCAAATAAGTACACTAATATAATTAATGAAGAAGGGGAAGAATATTCACAAAAACGTTCAGATCATCAACAAACTATGCAACTTTTATTTTCGAAAAGAGAAAAAGCATATAAAGGAAATGCTCTTCAATTTTATGGTGATACAGCAAGAATAATTTTAGATGATTTCAAGATTGGAACTATTAACCAAAATAACACCCAAGAACGTTGACGACACGACACTTATTGAGAGTTAGATTATAAAATATCTCAAATTAGAAAAGAAGACCCTGAAAATAGAATCAAAAATATAATTTTAGACATTTCATTAAACGGTGGTGGAGAATTAGCTGCATTGCAAAAATCACTTGGATTTTTGACTAACAAAGAGCTGTCATTTTGATTACAGGATAGAATTTCACAAAGTTATATAGAAACTAAATTTAATATCGACACTAATGGCGATGGCAAATACAATCAAAATGATTCATATTCTCAGTATAATTGGTATGTTTTAACAGGAATTAATACATTTAGTGCGGCCAATTTATTTGCCGATATAGTTAAAAACACAAAAATAGCAAAAGTTATTGGCCAAAAAAGCGGTGGTGGGATGTTTTCTGTATTCCCGACGGTACTACCCGACGGCACTAATGTTGATATTTCAAGCACAAATGGATTTACAGGGTCGCGCGATGTTGAACCTAATTCAGTTGAAGATTTACCATATACAGAGGATGGCGTAGAGCCAGACATTAAGTTAGACTATAAAGATTTTTATTCAACCAGACTGTATGAAGTTGTAAGTCAGGATTCTAAAAAAATACAAAAATAG
- a CDS encoding M17 family metallopeptidase, protein MLFEKISQSRNNDVLLKAHFKEDQKIEHLIEKNQVITEYLTKNEAFVYFGEKSKLTFKSLVDFFGNLATSLPRNYQFDVDSFTTENLDATKVMEAFIRGLYFQKAELYNLKSEKKITEFTLTPYKTNVDSSLEAAIQKAIIIAEATNYARNLQVTPPNVLNSEKLAQTIVDDFKVYDNLKVSVLDKKQIEELKMGLLLSVNRGSMYEARVVVVEYNGDPESTEKTVLVGKGITFDSGGYSLKPSRSMLGMKFDMSGSVIVASTLKAIAQLKPKKNFTAVMCITDNRVNGDASLPDSVWTSMNGKSVEINNTDAEGRLVLADGITYAVRNLKATRIIDVATLTGAIVVALGHTYSGVWATSEKAWEDISKAAKNAHELIWRMPFDEAFGQNIKKSQVADLKNTDLSGNAGSCSAAMFLKEFTEDVEYIHIDIAGTADISEIPQGVMVKTLTELALI, encoded by the coding sequence ATGTTATTTGAAAAAATATCTCAATCAAGAAATAATGACGTTTTATTAAAAGCTCATTTTAAAGAAGATCAAAAAATTGAGCATTTAATTGAAAAAAATCAGGTAATTACTGAATATTTAACCAAGAATGAAGCATTTGTGTACTTCGGAGAAAAAAGTAAGCTAACATTTAAAAGTTTAGTTGATTTTTTTGGTAATTTAGCTACCTCTCTACCGAGAAACTACCAATTTGACGTGGATTCGTTTACTACTGAAAATCTAGATGCAACAAAAGTTATGGAAGCATTTATTCGTGGTCTATACTTCCAAAAAGCTGAATTATATAACTTAAAAAGCGAAAAAAAAATAACAGAATTTACTTTAACACCATACAAAACAAATGTTGATAGCTCACTTGAAGCCGCTATTCAAAAAGCTATTATTATTGCCGAAGCTACTAATTATGCTCGTAATTTGCAAGTAACTCCGCCAAATGTTTTGAACTCGGAAAAATTAGCCCAAACTATCGTCGATGATTTTAAGGTATACGACAATTTAAAAGTAAGCGTATTAGATAAAAAACAAATTGAAGAATTAAAAATGGGGCTTCTTCTTTCAGTTAACCGTGGGTCAATGTATGAAGCAAGAGTTGTTGTCGTTGAGTACAATGGCGATCCTGAATCAACTGAAAAAACAGTATTAGTCGGAAAAGGTATTACTTTTGACTCAGGTGGATATTCACTAAAACCATCTCGTTCAATGTTAGGCATGAAATTCGATATGTCCGGTTCTGTCATTGTTGCTTCTACATTAAAAGCAATTGCACAACTAAAACCGAAGAAAAACTTTACAGCAGTTATGTGTATTACAGATAACCGTGTAAATGGTGATGCATCACTTCCTGATTCAGTTTGAACATCAATGAATGGAAAATCAGTTGAAATCAATAACACAGATGCTGAGGGTCGTTTAGTTTTAGCTGACGGAATTACCTATGCCGTGCGTAATTTAAAAGCTACTCGCATTATTGATGTCGCTACACTAACGGGAGCAATCGTTGTTGCCTTAGGACACACATACTCTGGTGTTTGAGCAACAAGCGAAAAAGCGTGAGAAGATATCTCAAAAGCTGCCAAAAACGCACATGAATTGATTTGAAGAATGCCTTTTGATGAAGCTTTTGGTCAAAATATCAAAAAATCACAAGTTGCTGACCTTAAAAACACAGATCTTTCTGGAAATGCTGGTTCATGTTCTGCAGCGATGTTTCTAAAAGAGTTTACAGAAGATGTTGAATACATTCATATTGATATTGCTGGTACAGCAGATATTAGTGAAATTCCACAAGGTGTAATGGTTAAAACATTAACTGAATTGGCACTTATATAA
- the rlmD gene encoding 23S rRNA (uracil(1939)-C(5))-methyltransferase RlmD, whose protein sequence is MEFKKGQILKDVEATQLSYEGMGVVKIDNYSIFVENLLPGEKADIFIQKANNKFGFARSIKRVVLSPIRQEVINEALMDSGSTSLAMLPYEKQLEFKENFVTYLFGRNIHFEDVKKIIPNQKPWGYRNKLTVFVKVVNNVIKLGLYRKNTHDLVEQSSYDLAYSEINKVILWLQKNINKYYKIVRQGDLLESITFRFSQLENKMLVIFNVKNKMLFTESFIREFISQNSNIKNIIVTWNDKKKMNYQTLLCDDASLKDLVGNVQINYGWNSFFQVNTQQANILYTTLIDNLSLTNEDVVVDAYSGAGSIALRIADKVKKVYGLEIINQAVLNAIQNAKLNGVDNAEFITGDVNSTIFKVKEKVTTVIVDPPRAGLSSSFLATIVKMQPEKIGYISCNVHTMCRDVDLLQNNGYKLVFLQPCDMFSQTHHIELVGVLIRNKK, encoded by the coding sequence ATGGAATTTAAAAAGGGTCAAATTTTAAAAGATGTTGAAGCAACTCAACTTTCATATGAAGGAATGGGTGTAGTTAAAATAGATAACTATTCTATTTTCGTTGAAAATTTATTACCTGGTGAAAAAGCAGATATTTTTATTCAAAAAGCTAATAATAAGTTCGGATTTGCTCGCTCTATCAAAAGAGTGGTTTTATCCCCGATACGTCAAGAAGTTATTAATGAAGCGCTAATGGATTCTGGCTCAACATCGCTAGCAATGTTACCGTATGAAAAACAGTTAGAATTCAAGGAAAATTTTGTAACGTATTTATTTGGGCGTAATATTCATTTTGAAGATGTTAAAAAAATAATTCCTAATCAAAAACCATGAGGCTATAGAAATAAATTAACTGTATTTGTAAAAGTTGTTAATAATGTAATTAAACTTGGATTGTACAGAAAAAATACTCATGATTTAGTTGAGCAATCTTCATATGATTTAGCATATTCTGAGATTAATAAAGTAATTTTATGGCTACAAAAAAATATTAATAAGTATTATAAAATAGTAAGACAGGGCGATTTATTGGAATCGATAACATTTAGATTTTCGCAATTAGAAAATAAAATGCTTGTTATATTTAATGTCAAAAATAAAATGCTCTTTACTGAAAGTTTTATTCGGGAATTTATCAGTCAAAATAGTAATATAAAAAATATAATTGTAACCTGGAACGATAAGAAAAAAATGAATTACCAGACATTACTCTGTGACGATGCTTCGCTAAAAGATTTGGTTGGTAATGTTCAAATAAATTATGGTTGAAATAGTTTTTTTCAAGTTAACACGCAACAAGCGAATATTTTATACACAACATTAATTGATAATTTATCACTTACCAATGAAGATGTAGTGGTTGATGCATACTCAGGGGCTGGGTCAATAGCATTGAGAATTGCTGATAAAGTGAAAAAAGTTTATGGTTTAGAAATAATAAATCAAGCTGTTTTAAATGCTATTCAAAATGCCAAACTAAATGGGGTTGATAATGCAGAATTTATAACTGGTGATGTAAATAGCACTATTTTTAAAGTTAAAGAAAAAGTTACAACGGTTATTGTCGACCCACCGAGAGCAGGATTGAGTTCAAGTTTTTTAGCAACCATTGTAAAAATGCAACCTGAAAAAATAGGATATATTTCTTGCAATGTGCATACTATGTGTCGTGACGTAGATTTATTGCAAAATAATGGTTATAAATTAGTTTTTTTACAACCTTGTGATATGTTTTCGCAAACTCATCACATTGAATTGGTTGGAGTCTTGATTAGAAACAAAAAATAA
- a CDS encoding ECF transporter S component produces the protein MEYRGPDDDFRSFSKWSIRKITFIAILIAISVAFFLIVFQLMPIVSLPAYKISIIGLPIKITGFIFGPVIGAFVGLVSDLFSFALVPTYYNFYFTIAAMLDGIIPGMISWVFLRLIRFLFGGKFRDTLITEKIERILKKIDKLSLDAVDNQKNIRKLENKVISLYVAQNSKHKLAKRTSVLMNINMFACISILVTVIMLVTYIVGYKVDNVTIQKGIVPNRIALIIMMVSGYLAMLVFILIARFKLNSKLYLIIVPIVVFSALIELFNVPILSFAEKQSIETSNSEGSLFVYMFQHIVLSPVKIWGNMFIIFFTYKIIAPSIYKNRNITY, from the coding sequence ATGGAATACAGAGGACCTGATGATGATTTTAGATCATTTTCAAAGTGATCTATTAGAAAAATAACGTTTATTGCAATCTTAATCGCAATTTCGGTTGCTTTTTTTCTCATAGTTTTTCAGCTAATGCCAATAGTTTCCTTACCGGCCTATAAAATTAGTATTATAGGACTACCAATTAAAATAACCGGCTTTATTTTTGGGCCAGTTATCGGAGCTTTTGTTGGTTTAGTTTCTGATTTATTTTCTTTTGCATTGGTTCCTACTTATTACAATTTTTATTTTACTATTGCCGCAATGTTAGACGGGATTATTCCTGGCATGATAAGCTGAGTATTTTTAAGACTTATTCGTTTTTTGTTCGGTGGTAAGTTTAGAGATACATTGATTACAGAAAAGATTGAAAGAATACTGAAAAAGATTGATAAATTGTCGCTCGATGCAGTCGATAACCAAAAAAATATAAGAAAATTAGAAAATAAAGTAATCAGTCTTTATGTTGCTCAAAACAGCAAACATAAATTAGCTAAAAGAACAAGTGTTTTGATGAATATTAATATGTTTGCTTGCATATCTATTTTAGTTACGGTTATAATGCTAGTTACTTATATAGTGGGTTATAAAGTTGATAATGTAACCATTCAAAAAGGTATTGTGCCAAATAGAATAGCTTTAATTATTATGATGGTTTCAGGATATTTGGCAATGTTGGTGTTTATTTTAATAGCGAGATTTAAATTGAATTCGAAATTGTATTTAATTATTGTTCCGATTGTTGTTTTTTCAGCTTTAATCGAGTTATTTAATGTTCCTATTCTATCTTTTGCAGAGAAGCAAAGTATTGAGACGTCTAACTCTGAAGGTTCTCTATTTGTATATATGTTTCAACATATTGTTCTTAGCCCTGTGAAAATATGAGGAAATATGTTTATTATATTTTTCACTTATAAAATAATTGCTCCATCAATTTATAAAAATCGCAATATTACATATTAG
- a CDS encoding MG284/MPN403 family protein — protein MNLINNQFSGATMSPHQRYNVVKALASLEKDNITKSLDPIELNPNAFEKANKKYSKFMQTLRLLSPASELIIKNEFCTKTYDKEWYDKHFSRTTYYKNRKKAIEEFLYFYLNE, from the coding sequence ATGAATTTAATAAACAACCAGTTTAGTGGCGCAACTATGAGCCCCCATCAAAGATACAACGTGGTCAAGGCGTTGGCATCATTGGAAAAAGACAATATAACAAAATCACTTGACCCAATCGAACTTAATCCGAATGCATTTGAAAAAGCTAATAAGAAATATTCAAAATTTATGCAGACCCTTCGTTTATTAAGCCCGGCAAGTGAGCTTATTATAAAAAATGAATTCTGCACTAAAACATATGATAAAGAATGATATGACAAACATTTTTCACGGACCACATACTACAAAAATAGAAAAAAAGCTATAGAGGAGTTTTTGTATTTTTACCTTAATGAATAA
- a CDS encoding HAD-IIB family hydrolase, producing MILKDIKMVFIDLDGTSLDSRKKMLSPQNIKAIKKYEERGIKVIISTGRSLNPTTLKITSQISETRDIIAWNGAKVVKNFVEVFSASIDPQIINDIASLMQKHKINAIVNSDFKKQTYTDCLFISCAIKFKKGTVNKISDFNPQEPVYKIIFWSRNKKKYILFKQELILKFSNQLNIVSSRHNHSEILEVTDIKASKGDGNLLFAKLSNINSDNCIHIGDTMNDSTTIGKMKYVIAMKNATNNFKKVATHVSPFSYKRGGLAKTLKHFLG from the coding sequence ATGATTTTAAAAGACATTAAAATGGTTTTTATTGATTTAGATGGCACAAGTTTAGACAGTAGAAAAAAAATGTTAAGCCCTCAAAACATTAAAGCAATCAAAAAATATGAAGAACGCGGAATTAAAGTCATTATATCTACAGGTAGATCTTTAAATCCAACAACACTTAAAATAACCTCTCAGATAAGTGAAACGAGAGATATTATTGCCTGAAATGGGGCAAAAGTTGTTAAAAATTTTGTTGAGGTTTTTTCAGCGTCAATTGATCCTCAAATAATTAATGATATAGCTTCATTAATGCAGAAACACAAAATTAACGCCATTGTTAACTCAGATTTTAAAAAACAAACATACACTGATTGTCTATTTATTTCTTGTGCAATTAAATTTAAAAAAGGAACAGTCAATAAAATAAGTGACTTTAACCCACAAGAACCAGTGTATAAAATTATATTTTGGTCTAGAAACAAAAAGAAATATATTCTTTTTAAACAAGAATTGATTTTAAAATTTAGTAATCAATTAAACATCGTTAGTTCAAGACATAATCATAGTGAAATTTTGGAAGTAACAGATATTAAAGCGTCAAAGGGTGATGGTAATCTTTTATTTGCTAAATTATCTAATATAAATAGTGATAATTGCATCCATATCGGTGATACCATGAATGACTCAACAACAATTGGTAAAATGAAATATGTGATCGCAATGAAAAATGCCACAAATAACTTTAAAAAGGTAGCTACTCATGTAAGTCCGTTTAGTTACAAACGTGGTGGGTTGGCTAAAACTTTAAAACATTTCTTGGGATAA
- a CDS encoding MHO_1580 family protein, protein MNNPVVENTTAQINKTTIEPYHFITKKISKWSNAIKDQDYKFDIYKFGDYYVNNLGYQILRGRIDVRRFFNNDAFVVAFVIIAPRIQDKEKWEKTINTNDIIISVNNKIIDNKAVKIQHAEYTLDYRPDTLDTLFNFQKTSISRKPEGPIDVYSVVLTSQQLGIKFSELNSLIMQSSDNAEIWEVKKSDNKIFNYRVSAIDDKVKIKIPERYQFDFGELNNDTLSTDKFYINTEISLKKLSHKNLNHLATSKSWLEDDVHKYKGANELEDEYFWPHFWLSDYGTQFLKNSSLPDYGIKNFDGPVWSNLTTKSNINKKIQHNLYSGSEDVVEYYYNAPTRYDYSTKTIIDDSDSDTNGLFIPYSQAGEIKTSYNWFFKNKYNNNDADLIKVQILNKNLIDKPILDFVNGQISLSISDSPIEPKLLRYSLDTKQIETYIKMNPVDPSYFEKFRKIAKNTEKEAKNEEKNSNTIS, encoded by the coding sequence ATGAATAATCCAGTTGTTGAAAATACAACTGCTCAAATTAACAAAACAACTATTGAGCCATATCATTTTATAACTAAAAAAATATCAAAATGAAGCAATGCAATAAAAGACCAAGATTATAAGTTCGATATTTATAAATTTGGCGACTACTATGTAAACAATTTAGGTTATCAAATATTACGGGGGCGGATTGATGTAAGAAGATTTTTTAATAACGATGCTTTTGTTGTTGCTTTTGTAATTATTGCCCCAAGGATTCAAGATAAAGAAAAATGAGAAAAAACAATAAATACAAATGATATTATCATTAGTGTTAATAATAAAATAATTGATAATAAAGCCGTTAAAATACAACATGCTGAGTACACACTAGATTATCGTCCGGATACTTTGGATACTTTATTTAACTTTCAAAAAACCTCAATTAGTAGGAAACCAGAGGGTCCAATAGATGTTTATTCCGTGGTATTAACCAGTCAACAACTCGGCATTAAATTTAGCGAACTGAATTCCTTGATAATGCAGTCTAGCGATAATGCTGAAATTTGAGAAGTGAAAAAATCGGATAATAAAATTTTTAATTATCGGGTAAGCGCTATTGATGACAAGGTAAAAATAAAAATACCTGAACGTTATCAATTTGATTTCGGCGAACTTAATAACGACACATTAAGTACAGATAAGTTCTATATAAATACTGAAATTTCATTAAAAAAACTTAGTCACAAAAATTTAAACCATTTAGCAACATCAAAATCTTGATTAGAAGATGATGTTCATAAATACAAGGGAGCTAATGAATTAGAGGATGAATATTTTTGACCCCATTTTTGATTAAGTGATTATGGTACTCAATTTCTAAAAAACTCTTCACTGCCCGACTACGGTATAAAAAATTTTGATGGCCCAGTATGATCAAACTTAACAACAAAATCAAACATAAATAAGAAGATTCAACACAATTTATATAGCGGTTCCGAAGATGTTGTTGAATATTATTATAACGCTCCAACCAGGTATGATTATTCAACAAAAACAATAATTGATGATTCCGATAGTGATACAAACGGATTATTCATCCCTTATAGTCAAGCTGGCGAAATTAAAACTTCTTATAATTGATTCTTCAAAAATAAATACAACAATAATGACGCGGACTTAATCAAAGTACAAATTTTAAACAAGAACTTGATTGATAAACCTATTTTAGATTTTGTCAACGGCCAAATCTCCTTGTCAATTAGTGATAGTCCCATCGAACCTAAATTATTGCGATATTCGCTTGATACTAAACAAATTGAAACATATATAAAAATGAATCCTGTTGACCCTAGCTACTTTGAAAAATTCCGTAAAATAGCTAAAAATACTGAAAAAGAAGCAAAAAATGAAGAAAAAAATTCTAATACCATTAGTTAG
- a CDS encoding MHO_1590 family protein has protein sequence MKKKILIPLVSVGLIGAIVVPVAVISATRKSGSKIEEAEFKNINSENVFPKLENDDIYQCIRYNGNDFWLDKSIIDKVVRYVSSNLQTNADTFDFSYKWINKYTIIFDFVVKSGVETYSHQYKIEAKM, from the coding sequence ATGAAGAAAAAAATTCTAATACCATTAGTTAGCGTGGGTTTAATCGGAGCTATTGTTGTGCCTGTTGCAGTAATATCAGCTACTCGTAAATCAGGTTCAAAAATAGAAGAAGCGGAATTTAAAAATATTAACTCTGAAAATGTGTTTCCTAAATTAGAAAATGACGATATCTATCAGTGTATTAGGTATAACGGCAATGATTTTTGACTAGATAAAAGTATTATTGATAAAGTAGTTAGATATGTGAGTTCAAACTTACAAACTAACGCCGACACTTTTGATTTTTCATATAAATGAATAAATAAATATACGATTATTTTTGACTTTGTAGTTAAGAGTGGTGTCGAAACCTATTCACACCAGTATAAAATTGAAGCAAAAATGTAA